The genomic segment acttggcccaagtcggtccagaattggggtatagctgccatatagaccgatatctcgatttaaggtcttggccgcatgaaaggcgcatttataatccgatttcactgaaatttgacacatggttcagatcggtttattttgagatatagctactaaaaagagcaatgtTTTCTTATTCacaattgaacaacgacttgtacttattgggtcttggtggtgggtgtccaaagttcggcccggccgagcttaacgcctttttacttgttttttgtttaaaagcgtAAATATCATGATAacagttattttgtctgctgctATTTAAATTCTTAGAagatgtaaaacaaaatttacattATATGGTTGTCAAACCCAAAAgataagatggaatataaaatttttttgaatatttacgacattttttagttttttttactttttaaaattttaaaacagcggaaaatatttgctgtattggcaaaaaattgctgctgacccattttcagcagactttctgctgttacagcaaaaatttttgctgtttttactcaCAAAGTTCTCTGTGtgtactatggtcttcaacatccaaaccaagtatggtccgaatcggttcataatctgcaattcttatccactatcccttgtttgcctattaagagatatcgggcaaagaacttgacaactgCGAtgcatggtgatgggtattcaaAATTCGGCACGACCCAACTTATCACGATTTTACTGGTTTTCACATCATTTTCACCTCATCGAACCATTCAAACGTGCCTTAACTCTAAAATatagcaaaaaataaataaaaatactaACACTTGGCTATAAAAGACCACTTTAAAAGCAATAAAATGTTTAGAAAATCTCACAGCATcaagttaaaatttattttttttttatttttccagcAATCTTGGTATATCGAGGCTTGCGCACGCTGCGCAAGAAAACTTTGAAGTTAACTCATGCTGCCTTGCATATGGGCGCCTTCATACTCACAGTCATTGCATTGAAAACCGTATTCGATTCCCATAATCTGGCCAAAGATCCCATACCGAATATGTATTCGCTGCACTCATGGTTGGGTTTGTCGGCTGTCTTGATCTTCAGTTTGCAATATGTGATTGGATTTACGGCCTATTTGGTGCCTGGTGCAAAGGAATCTTTCAGGGCTGCTTTGATGCCCTTGCATGTGTACTTTGGTCTATTTGGCTTTGTTTTGGCGGTGGCATCAGCTTGCATGGGCATTACCGAGAAGGCCATATTTTCTTTGTAAGTACATATGAGGAGGAGTTTGTTAAGAAGGTTTAAATTATGTTTGTGGTTTTTTTTCAGGGGCAGCGCCTATTCCACATTACCAAGTTCCGCTGTTATGGTCAATCTTTGTGGTGTGCTGTTTGTGGTCTTTGGCGGTTTGGTTGTATTTTTGGCCACCAATCCTGCCTATAAGCGAAAACCTTTGCCCGAGGATACAGTTCTCTTAACTGGTGCTTCAGAATAAAGTCTTTATTACTATTAAGTttatagaaatatatatatatatttttttaatttgtcttAAGTTTTCTGACGAAACACTGTCACAATATGTAagctcaagtttttttttttatgtttacaGTGTGATGTTTTAAACGtcgcttttttctttttttaacaaCCCCAAAAAATTCAGTCTATCCGTCTAAGAAAAGTTTTGATTATAAGAAAGCAGCTCATATTTATGTTTGCATACATACTCCAACAGAATGTCTATCTGAAGAGAAGCCTCGAAGTTTCCCACTATTCCAAAATATTCAAACTATGCTCAAGAGTCAATAAAAATCTAATATAAACTGTTTTCTTATaaacaatacaacaaaaaaaaaagtaaactgGTGCACAAATAACTGTGGTGCTACACTCTAGCAAAACTAAAGATTTTTAaacattattttgttttatgtttttgttttttgtttaatatttcttGTCTTAgtttgaattgaatgaaatcaaaaaaaagtattttacaACTACCTTACGCAAATCAAAAATGAAtgtaaaaatattatatatacaATGTCATtgataatatacatacatacatgcatattaAATACagaagtacatatatttcgcaTTACATTCACatgcacacatatatatatatatacaaatactaattattattattgttatccagtataaatattttataaaacagAGAGTGTAAAACAATATCCCTTCCCCCCATTATAAACTATTTACTAAAGTCTTGATATACAACTTAATCACATAAACGAAATCTATCTATCTAGAAATGTCTCTTTATgctaatctaaaaaaaaaaaggaatattaaataaatgttattaaaTTATACACATAAAAACAATTTGTAATTGTTGTCAAAAGAAACCGATGACCCCGTTTTGGGATTTCCACGAAGTCTTTATATCTGAAAGATCAATTTCTACTCACTTTCTTTTTACCAAAAATGTACTTGAATATACatcttcttctattatataacaagtaaaaaggcgttaagttcggatacccaccacctcgggtataatgcccaccacctcggtgaaaaatgcataatttatgcccccatagcagctttattgaaatatggtacgatttggaccaaattcgacacggctaTTGAGAAgtctaatgagtacaagtcattgttcaatgttaaagaactaaatattggtctttttggtagccatatccaaatatataccgatctaacataagtcgctgtgtaaaatttcagtgaaatcgcattataaatgtgctttttatagggctacgaccataaatcgagagatcggtctatatggcagctatattcaaatctaaatcaatctgggccaaattgaaaagggctgtcaaagggcctaacacaactcactatcccaaattttggcgaaatcagacaataaatgccccttttatgggcccaaaaccttaaatcgggtgatcggtctatatggcagctatatccaaatctggaccgatctgtgccatattgcagtaagatgtcgagggggctaactcaactcactgtcccaaattttggcgacatcaggcaataaatgcgccttttatggacccaaaaccttaaatcgagagatcggtctataaggcaactatatctaattttggaaggatctgggcctaattataggaaggaggtcgaagggcataacacaacttactgtcccaaattttgacaaaatctgacaataaatgagcctttaatgggcccaagaccttaaatcgggggatcggtctatatggcagctatatccaaatctatacccatctgaggcaaattgaagaagaatattgaagagcctaacacagctgactgtcccaaattttggcgaaatcggacaataagtgcgccttttatgggcccaatagcttaaatcgagatatcggtctatatggcagctaaactaaatctggaccaatttgggccaaactgaagaaggatgtcgagggggctaactcaactcactgtcccaaattttggcgaaatcggacaataaatgcgccttttatgggcccaagaccttaaatcgagagatcgctctatatggctgctatatctaaatctggaccgatctgtgccataatgcaaaaAGATATTGAAGGGGGTGactcaattcactgtctcaaatttttgcgacatcggacaataaatgcgccttttatgggcccaagaccttaaaacgagagatcggtctatatggcagctatatccaaatctggaccgatctgggcccaattgcataaagttgttgaagagtcttacgtaactcactgtcccaaattttggcgaaatcggacaataaatgtgccttttatggacccaaaacattatatcaagagatcggtctatatgacagctatactcaaatctggaccgatctgagccgaattgaagaagaatgttgaagggcctaacacaaatttcggcgaaatcggataatattgtaaatgcgccatttatgggctcgaaaaccttaaatcgagaaatcggtctacatggcagctatattcaaatctaaaccgatctgtgccatattgctggAGTATATAgaggggctaaacttaactcattgtcccaaattttggcgacatcggacaataaatacgcctaatGTGGGGAcaagagcttaaatcgagagatcggtctagatcgcagctatatccaaatctgaaccgatctgggccaatgtaaagaagaatgttgaagggcctgacacaactcactgtcccaatttttggcgacatcggaccataaatgcgcctcttatgggcccaagaccttaaatcgagagatcgctctatatggcagatatatccaaatctagaccgatctgtgctatattgcagaaaaatgtcgagggggctaactcaactcactgtcccaaattttggcgacatcaggcaataaatgcgccttttatggacccaaaacattatatcgagagatcggtctaaatgacagctatactcaaatctggactgatctgagccaaagtaaagaagaatgttgaagggcctgacataactcactgtcccaatttttggcgacatcggaccataaatgcgccttttatgggcccaagaccttaaatcgagagatcgctctatatggcagatatatccaaatctagaccgatctgtgctatattccagaaagatgtcgagggggccaactcaactcactgtcccaaattttggcgacatcaggcaataaatgcgccttttatggacccaaaacattatatcgagagatcggtctaaatgacagctatactcaaatctggactgatctgaggcaaattgatgaagaatgttgaagggcctaacataactcactgtcccagattctagtaaaatcgaataataaatgtttattttatgagcctaagaccctaaatcggcggatcggtatatatggggactatatcaagatatagtctgatatagcccatcttcgaacttaacctgcttatggacaaaaaaagaatctgtgcgaatcTGCGGACCCatcccttacccaaattttcaataacgccagatctcggagataggtgcaccgatttaaacgaaattttgcatgccacctaatggtaacccaaaaacatgaaattagcataaaattttggggtcaaataacctggagggacgccccatcccaaaacccacccgaacagacatttttgccgattgggacaatatgggtatcaaatgaaaggtatttaagtgtagagtacgaatttggcatacaaatttcaaaaaaaaagttattccttggtgtctgagggacctccatacccccaaaacaccccagcaggacatgtttaccgattgggacaatattggtTTCAAATGCAAAGTActtgggagttaaatacgaatatggtccaaaaccACCCCATAAGTAGCGccgaaaattaaaagtggaccgaccggGACTATATGCAACTCAAATGTAAGGCAATTGAAAAGTGGGCCGAATGgaacaatatgagacttaaatgaaaggctttcgggagtagaaaacgaatatggtgtcaaaaattggatccaaatactTAGAGCGGACcccaatgaaagatattcgagaatagagtatgaaaataaaatcgtgcttagttcggccggccgaatcttgggaacacaccaccatggattccgctaaaatatgggagctttataccgatttggaccgtacatgacgcagttgttggaagtcataacaaaacattatgtgcaaaatttcagccaaatcggacaaaaattgaggcttccaagggctcaagaagtcaaatcggaagatcggtttatatgggaaatatatatggttatataccgatttgaaccgtacttgacacagttgttggaaatcaaaacagaatactttgtgcaaaatttcagccaaatcggatgaaaattgcgctttCCAGGGGCtctccggtttatatgggagttttatccaaatctgaaccgatatggcccatttgcaatccccaacgacctacatcaatattaagtatcagtgcaaaatttcaaaaggctagctctacgcgttcgaccgctatcgtgatttcaacagacggacggacatggctagttcgatttagaatgtcgagacgatcaagaatatatatactttatggggtcctagatcaatatatcgaggtgttacaaacggaatgactagattagtatacaaccatcctatggtggtaggtataatggctttaaaaattggatccaagtatctaggtagccgtcccaagcccaaaacctccCAAAATCAAAGAGGACTGAACGGGACAGTAAGagattctaatgaaaggtattcgggagtagaatacgaatttggtgtcAAAAATCCAAGTAGCTAGAATgccgccccaagcccaaaaccacaTCAAAAGTACTGCCCAAAACCAACGGGACCGACCgagaccatatgggactccaatgaaaggcattcgagagtaaagtacgaattatcgaatttaaaaattgggttACAAAGGGGGCATTTCAGACCATCATGgaaggtctatgtcagtagagttcgaatctaatattgatataaggattcaagaatctcGGTCAAGAATCACGTCTTGCAGTTCAGCAGGGCATGTAGATCACAAGAACAAAGGACtccaataaattgtcttttgattCTTAGCGTCAGTGGgtccgaccctctcctcccaaaaaaaaaacaacaccaaactgtcatgtaggacgacagagaatgtattgtactcaaatgaaaggatgtttTCGAGGGCAATCCCCCCTCTttctatcctacccaaaacaaaaaggaattacAAGCTCccaaaaggtctttggtagcagagtacactttttacactCAAATTGGAATAAACACAGGAGGACCCgcaaatctttaaaaatgtggtatcccaagtggtagctttgaaatatgattttgaatgtagataaccaatacaccccataaagtcctcctaaaccaatggtaattggggctcaaacaaaagaaatttgagagtagagcacgatgctgatattttttcagggctaaactggacatatttgtggatgaTGGCAAAAAgtggctcaaatctgatatctggtTTATGGTCAAGTGGTTTAGGGAAGTCTTACCTCATaaattccccctaaaccacacatatataacgACTATAGCAGTTTGTAGCTTAAATGTTGTTTTTGGGggaagagtatgaatctgatatccagtttcggggcaaagggtttggctacccCAATTgaccaccaaaaccaaaagagaatgaagtaaatctaacatccaaactttaaaaacgtcagatctcggagatgggtgaggcGATTTAAACGAATAAGTTTCTTTATAAcaactcaaaaacaaaaatttggtatctttaTTTAGGGTTGGATGTCCAGGGGGGGCCGCTCAACCTCCAAAGCCCACCAAATGGAAATATGAACCAATAATAACAACATGGGGTTCACATGAAGGTTATATGAGACTAGaggacgaatctgatacatgcaTCTCATACCTCActaccaaaaatacccccatgcAGTACATATTTTCAGACCATAGCAACAtaagcctcaaatgaaaggtatttgggagtagagcaaaaatatgatatccacattggggcgtaatatctgaaaggccgtagcGGCAccgcccaaacaggacttatttcctgacagcaccagtatagggctcagataaaataaaagagtcaaagaaggcgc from the Stomoxys calcitrans chromosome 1, idStoCalc2.1, whole genome shotgun sequence genome contains:
- the LOC106093236 gene encoding plasma membrane ascorbate-dependent reductase CYBRD1 isoform X1, which encodes MAAKTDVEKNVSTENSNISMMTVEIPVITPVVPSETMTITTNTTTTGADAMASSPPPPPPSTAPPSNGTGDEVDFKKMDINDQLQQSPPPMVTTTVTIITKGKMDTDPAMANFKVLYVLTQLCGLTMIVLMGSWIGVHMGGLGGTGNPSLEFNWHPLLMTIGLIFLYGNAILVYRGLRTLRKKTLKLTHAALHMGAFILTVIALKTVFDSHNLAKDPIPNMYSLHSWLGLSAVLIFSLQYVIGFTAYLVPGAKESFRAALMPLHVYFGLFGFVLAVASACMGITEKAIFSLGSAYSTLPSSAVMVNLCGVLFVVFGGLVVFLATNPAYKRKPLPEDTVLLTGASE
- the LOC106093236 gene encoding plasma membrane ascorbate-dependent reductase CYBRD1 isoform X2; this translates as MLPIFGKMDTDPAMANFKVLYVLTQLCGLTMIVLMGSWIGVHMGGLGGTGNPSLEFNWHPLLMTIGLIFLYGNAILVYRGLRTLRKKTLKLTHAALHMGAFILTVIALKTVFDSHNLAKDPIPNMYSLHSWLGLSAVLIFSLQYVIGFTAYLVPGAKESFRAALMPLHVYFGLFGFVLAVASACMGITEKAIFSLGSAYSTLPSSAVMVNLCGVLFVVFGGLVVFLATNPAYKRKPLPEDTVLLTGASE
- the LOC106093236 gene encoding plasma membrane ascorbate-dependent reductase CYBRD1 isoform X3, translating into MDTDPAMANFKVLYVLTQLCGLTMIVLMGSWIGVHMGGLGGTGNPSLEFNWHPLLMTIGLIFLYGNAILVYRGLRTLRKKTLKLTHAALHMGAFILTVIALKTVFDSHNLAKDPIPNMYSLHSWLGLSAVLIFSLQYVIGFTAYLVPGAKESFRAALMPLHVYFGLFGFVLAVASACMGITEKAIFSLGSAYSTLPSSAVMVNLCGVLFVVFGGLVVFLATNPAYKRKPLPEDTVLLTGASE